In Acidimicrobiia bacterium, the following are encoded in one genomic region:
- a CDS encoding helix-turn-helix domain-containing protein has product MGEFESEEARRAEALRLVTEEGWSVTAAAAVIGRSRRWLSKWAARFNAGEGLSERSRASSTSFQSSSGELVDVVLEYRRRLETDPVSSVGGLSILAAMERDGLTGLPSVRSIERILTRAGMTHPKTKKTSRSTVPILPLPQVGHLPGVWHQSDWIQDRYLEGGIRYNSIQLVDMGSGGGIARQYRHRSMTSVAEFWTLFVRLCLFFGTEPVISPPRELGWTNGAENFNNLFQDRTIAKRRYSTLELLAGDTDLFNHWANHLRPLHPPAVAGTRYPDVLVDNFRDTLRWPPSLFLANHQDSKGRLRIPLTDGRVTFLRRVHQQAITIAQHRWPIDLPDHRLVVASITTRDATLTLRHQTETLATHTYPIPHPVTNPYYPPHPHSIYHHAQMRTMP; this is encoded by the coding sequence ATGGGCGAGTTCGAGTCCGAAGAGGCGCGACGGGCAGAAGCGTTGCGGCTGGTCACCGAGGAAGGCTGGTCGGTCACGGCTGCAGCCGCGGTAATTGGCCGGTCGCGTCGCTGGCTGTCGAAATGGGCCGCTCGGTTCAACGCCGGTGAGGGACTATCGGAGCGGTCTCGAGCGTCTTCGACCTCGTTCCAGTCGTCCTCTGGCGAGCTTGTCGATGTGGTGTTGGAGTATCGGCGTCGACTCGAAACCGATCCGGTGTCATCGGTGGGTGGGTTGTCGATCCTGGCGGCGATGGAACGCGACGGGCTCACCGGGTTGCCGTCGGTGCGGTCGATCGAACGGATCCTCACCCGAGCCGGGATGACCCACCCGAAAACCAAGAAGACGTCACGGTCGACGGTTCCGATCCTGCCGTTACCCCAGGTCGGTCACCTCCCAGGTGTGTGGCATCAGAGCGACTGGATCCAGGATCGCTATCTCGAGGGCGGGATCAGATACAACTCGATCCAACTCGTCGACATGGGATCAGGGGGCGGGATCGCCCGTCAATACCGGCATCGCAGCATGACCAGCGTGGCCGAGTTCTGGACCCTGTTTGTGCGTCTCTGCCTGTTCTTCGGGACCGAACCGGTCATCTCGCCGCCCCGAGAGCTGGGATGGACCAACGGGGCGGAGAACTTCAACAACCTCTTCCAAGATCGCACCATCGCCAAACGCCGCTACTCCACTCTTGAGTTGTTGGCCGGCGACACCGACCTGTTCAACCATTGGGCCAACCATCTCCGGCCCCTCCACCCGCCAGCTGTTGCTGGCACCCGCTACCCGGATGTGCTGGTCGACAACTTCCGTGACACACTCAGATGGCCGCCATCGCTGTTCCTCGCCAACCACCAAGACTCCAAAGGCCGTCTTCGGATCCCCCTCACCGACGGGCGGGTCACCTTCCTGCGTCGCGTCCACCAACAAGCCATCACCATCGCGCAACACCGCTGGCCGATCGATCTGCCCGACCACCGCCTCGTCGTCGCATCGATCACCACGAGAGACGCCACCCTCACCCTCCGCCACCAAACCGAAACACTCGCCACCCACACCTACCCGATCCCACACCCCGTCACCAACCCCTACTACCCACCCCACCCCCACAGCATCTACCACCACGCCCAGATGAGAACGATGCCGTGA